The Cinclus cinclus chromosome Z, bCinCin1.1, whole genome shotgun sequence genome contains the following window.
ggTGGGACACAGCGCTTTCAttccatcctttcctttcctttccctcctcttgcagcaggaagctcctTGGCCAGAGGATGCACTCCTTGCCGgtaggtgctggaggctgtgcaggatcctGCCGAGTCCCCGGACGAGCAGGGAcgaggaagatggagccagcagcgggggcagggatcccgcacctgtgcagcacctctcaccccctggctgtcccacagaagtgtcagctggaagccagaccggtcctgaaggacatctcccagctccaggtgcgcagggacagagtgcagcagcGCCAGACGGAGCCcgaggatgagggggcagcgggacctgggggtcagggagggggcagaggggtgctgatcccgtgtcttcccctgctgcaggagggctttggccccaaaaagctgcagaggccgGGCCAGCGGGACCGGCTGCCCGCcggccatggggctgccaggaggaacCTTCTTGCCAAGAGCCCTTCCCGCACACCAGAACTGCTGGTGAGAGACTGGAGGGCTCGGGAGGGCACCAAGAATGGCTGATCCTGCGGCTGGACGCGTTGGAGCTGCCGCCACAACCTCCCCATGGGTGGGGGCCTGCGGATGTGGGAGATGGGCGGGCTGGGAGGCCATTGGGACACCCTGACTGCAAgcctggaatgcactgggaggtggatggagcttgggtacgggatccatccctgcctgggggtggaaagcagctgacaggacttgtccccttcaccatctcctctgcttctcccccaagtccccccagctggtgctctggcagagcgatgccaccatgtgccaggggatggagaacGGGCTGACCACGCCagtgatgaagaaggaggaggcaaagctggtatgtggcagcctttggcataggatggagccccacagtcccctctcggggtctccaaaggggcccaaggtccctgaggtgggggctggttggtgagcagcaccagccctgctgctgggggctcccaacaccccaggcagcagcacgggcTCTCCCCACAGCGTGTGGGGAAGCGCAGCCAGTGCCGGCAGCTCTTCCGCTCGTCCTGGCTGcccggcagtgtccccaggcccgTCCTGAAGCGGGGACAGCCCTCGCACAGGGGCACCCCTGTCAAggctaagaagcagaagagggtgtCTGGCAGTCCTGACCAGGAGGCGTCGGTGCAGTTggtgggtgatggggaaggggaggagtgggaccagcctgtccagcagcactgggccacgtccctgctgttccagagcctctgatgtcatctggggctgtgtgtgtctccacagggagtggggctggagccttccAGATCCGCCCAgcttgaggagatggagaaagtgctggccagcgatgagcaggagctcactggggacttctccatggtagagccacgaggatggggcagggctgcattattgggaacagggaccatcactggagccctgcaagagcccaaagccagctggtggcccttggctggggacacagggctgtgactgcccagcatgcagtccctgcactggataaagagccccatcactgctcctctgggtccATGCCAATGCCACGGCCACAtgtatctgccctttcccctcctgcgggtgcagaactgaccactgggagctcctgggctggggggacaggtgccacccccaggacgtgtccctaggacagggatgaccccgcatcctctctcctccagcctcacctcctgccgacggtggaagggaaggacccaagcctgaagtacatctcccctggcacggtaaggggacagtgaccctttgccaggccccccaaggggctgcctgcctattccaccccccacctgcccccgtgtgtccccccttgGTGACTTGTTCCCCccgcagctggtggcagtgctgacggggcacttcagcagcttcctcgaGAGCAGCATCGTGGTGGACTGCCGGTACCCCTACGAATACGAGGGGGGCCACATCACGGTCAGAACTCCACGCTCCCCccgccctctgtgctcctgggactgggaggaacggGAGGAACCGCCACGAGGGGTTGAGCATAACGCCAGCAAGGGGTTCAGGATCGCCCGGGATTTGTTGAGTACCCTctgagagatgaagcaaagatatagagctcccagagaggagtaaagcagcctcaccagaggtactctgagcctccagagagcttgagcagcccctcaggaagggtacagagctgcccagagggacagagcagccccaaggggaGTGTCAAGACACTCCCTAAAAGgttgattcccagctggaaagaggagcatgacagtgggggaggctgtggggcagcgtccgtgggtccctgcagaaaatgaaatgggaggcagagtggagaaaggtgcctcgtgtgtccgtccccagggtgctgtcaACCTGCCGCTGCAGCGGGatgtgg
Protein-coding sequences here:
- the LOC134056688 gene encoding M-phase inducer phosphatase 2-like → MSLRGGRGLAAISPLPSPGTAALTPLSLDRADPAVPDRYQDTPQRGRGALPLPRLWHTLSPEPLASDCPGDSVSSQPTDPGEGLRLLRPTAVPNRCWLWGRAEGVGGGSEGLEAFWGVMGRSPCLRSLGLSQEPLRWGPCSGFQKMMPNSGRRLKDRKLLGQRMHSLPQKCQLEARPVLKDISQLQVRRDRVQQRQTEPEDEGGFGPKKLQRPGQRDRLPAGHGAARRNLLAKSPSRTPALHHLLCFSPKSPQLVLWQSDATMCQGMENGLTTPVMKKEEAKLRVGKRSQCRQLFRSSWLPGSVPRPVLKRGQPSHRGTPVKAKKQKRVSGSPDQEASVQLGVGLEPSRSAQLEEMEKVLASDEQELTGDFSMPHLLPTVEGKDPSLKYISPGTLVAVLTGHFSSFLESSIVVDCRYPYEYEGGHITGAVNLPLQRDVEEFLLEQPSVALDSSKRVIVIFHCEFSVERGPKMCKFLRERDRSCHEYPQLQYPELYVLNGGYREFFFQFPSHCEPRDYRPMAHPAFKEELRKFRGQSRRGRRELLVRGRDL